A window of the Cicer arietinum cultivar CDC Frontier isolate Library 1 chromosome 6, Cicar.CDCFrontier_v2.0, whole genome shotgun sequence genome harbors these coding sequences:
- the LOC101503314 gene encoding uncharacterized protein, with the protein MQSMLNLRATHGVPLCLSGITNPLALSKEMADHDRRRKAMRKQRSIHANQQKTTQRNINNDFVEIKDGDQDLDQILHQLFHSHDDLTGCLTAKAA; encoded by the exons ATGCAGTCCATGTTAAACCTGCGTGCAACCCATGGTGTTCCTCTCTGTCTCTCCGGAATCACCAACCCTCTTGCTCTTTCCAAAGA GATGGCAGATCATGACCGTAGAAGAAAGGCCATGAGAAAGCAAAGATCAATACATGCAAATCAACAAAAGACTACACAAAGAAACATTAATAATGATTTTGTGGAGATCAAAGATGGTGATCAAGATCTGGATCAAATCTTGCATCAATTGTTCCATTCTCATGATGACCTCACAGGTTGTTTAACTGCAAAAGCTGCTTAA
- the LOC101502994 gene encoding vicilin-like seed storage protein At2g28490, giving the protein MTKNITTLLLLLLVGVTITLCEDEEREKGSSSSNKLFLMQDSKSVVKTDAGEMRLFQNKDTEFLDRNMHIGLINMEPRSLFIPQYLDSNFIIFVRRGDAKLGFIYGDELEERRLKTGDIYVIPAGSVFYLVNIGEGQRLHLICSIDPSTSLGDTFQPFYIGGGDNSQSVLAGFEPVILETAFNESREKLERIFSKKVDGPIVYIDDSHAPSLWTKFLQLKKEEKVQHLNKMVQGQEENNEEKKQTSWSWRKLFQSVLGEENKNIENKDRGDSPDSYNLYDRKHDFKNGYGWSSALDGDDYSLLKIPDIGVFHVNLTAGSMMVPHVNPRATEYGIVLRGSGRIQILFPNGSNAMDTEIKVGDIFYVPRYFPFCQIASRNGALEFFGFTTSSKKSNPQFLVGAASLLKTIMGPELAAGFGVREDIMRDVVGAQHDAVIVSSTWAAPGTGGVREEDAYVQSKGIIGIFDDILMDDFE; this is encoded by the exons ATGACAAAAAACATAACCACCCTTTTGCTCTTGCTTCTTGTTGGAGTAACCATAACATTGTGTGAAGATGAAGAAAGGGAAAAAGGTTCATCATCATCAAACAAATTGTTCTTGATGCAAGACTCCAAGAGTGTGGTTAAAACTGATGCAGGGGAAATGCGGTTATTTCAAAACAAAGATACTGAGTTTTTGGATAGGAACATGCACATTGGTTTAATTAATATGGAACCAAGGTCCTTGTTCATTCCTCAATATTTGGACtccaattttattatattcgtCCGTAGAG GGGATGCAAAGTTGGGATTCATATATGGTGATGAACTAGAGGAGAGACGATTGAAGACAGGGGACATATATGTAATTCCAGCAGGTTCTGTATTCTATTTGGTTAATATAGGTGAAGGTCAGAGACTTCATCTCATTTGCAGCATTGATCCTTCTACAAGCTTAGGAGATACTTTTCAG CCTTTCTATATTGGTGGAGGAGATAATTCACAATCAGTGCTTGCTGGATTTGAGCCTGTTATTCTTGAAACTGCATTTAAT GAATCAAGAGAAAAGCTAGAGAGAATCTTCAGCAAGAAAGTAGATGGGCCAATTGTGTACATTGATGATTCTCATGCACCTAGTCTTTGGACCAAATTCCTTCAACTAAAGAAGGAAGAAAAAGTACAACACCTTAACAAAATGGTACAAGGCCAAGAAGAAAACAATGAAGAGAAGAAGCAAACAAGTTGGTCATGGAGGAAGCTATTTCAAAGTGTATTAGGAgaagagaataaaaatatagagaacAAAGACAGAGGTGATTCCCCTGACTCATACAACCTCTATGACAGAAAACATGACTTCAAAAATGGTTATGGTTGGAGCAGTGCATTGGATGGAGATGATTATTCTCTTCTCAAAATACCTGACATTGGTGTTTTTCATGTGAATCTCACTGCG GGATCCATGATGGTACCTCATGTGAATCCAAGGGCAACAGAATATGGAATAGTATTAAGAGGCAGTGGAAGAATTCAGATACTATTTCCAAATGGAAGCAATGCAATGGACACAGAAATAAAAGTAGGTGACATATTCTATGTACCAAGATACTTTCCATTCTGTCAAATAGCATCAAGAAATGGAGCCTTAGAGTTCTTTGGGTTCACAACCTCATCAAAAAAGAGCAATCCACAGTTTCTAGTAGGTGCTGCATCACTTCTAAAGACCATAATGGGACCTGAACTTGCAGCTGGATTTGGAGTGAGAGAAGACATTATGAGAGATGTTGTTGGTGCTCAACATGATGCTGTCATAGTTTCTTCAACATGGGCTGCACCTGGAACTGGAGGGGTAAGAGAGGAAGATGCTTATGTTCAATCAAAGGGTATTATAGGGATTTTCGATGATATTCTTATGGATGATTTTGAGTAG
- the LOC101502681 gene encoding exonuclease V, chloroplastic, with protein sequence MDETFSNNNNNIPIEIVTDEEMAFIEAAYASVSPSLFIRSSSSSTPSSSPHRLLHTNAISINSITLLSKRRLSSSSSDIEDTLNFVNATKKPSLTDSLLRRFRRKRALSVTDLTSTEWCPKQMEFSLVLGGRKVNQFMKAGIARHAKLEEEVIKRVEVKVKSQEDRWALKFLNFINGVNQLLFEGLTRELPIIGFAEGIWMIGVIDEVRMPLTENDHHNPILIDTKTRARDTLPAEPQRRNGRLQLMCYKYMWDNLVADNFPSKNFFTYFDLNPQSILCEDLKVISADSGFSALTLDDVVRYYRNTYMMLSPAHDQLLLRYEYQKDHSLLCEDKFAYEAEWLKNQIRSCLEFWLGEREAAYVHEEERWKCRFCQYATVCPAYTDSKEASANTSNDSKAKEG encoded by the exons ATGGACGAAACATTctctaacaataataacaatattccAATCGAGATTGTTACCGACGAAGAAATGGCTTTTATTGAAGCTGCTTATGCTTCCGTTTCTCCATCTCTTTTCATtcgttcttcttcttcttcaacccCTTCTTCTTCTCCTCATCGGTTATTACACACAAATGCAATCTCCATTAACTCAATCACTCTTCTATCCAAAAGAAGActatcatcatcttcttctgaTATCGAAGACACTCTCAATTTTGTTAATGCTACCAAGAAACCATCTCTTACTGATTCCCTTCTTCGTCGTTTCAGAAGGAAACGTGCCTTGTCCGTCACTGATCTTACTTCCACG GAATGGTGCCCAAAACAAATGGAATTTTCACTCGTTCTTGGAGGGCGAAAGGTCAATCAATTTATGAAAGCTGGCATTGCTCGACATGCAAAACTTGAAGAAGAG GTTATAAAACGGGTGGAAGTGAAGGTCAAATCACAAGAAGATCGCTGGGCCCtgaaatttcttaattttataaatggtgTGAATCAATTGTTGTTTGAAGGATTAACTCGGGAACTGCCGAT AATAGGCTTTGCAGAAGGTATATGGATGATAGGAGTGATTGACGAGGTTCGGATGCCATTAACTGAAAATGATCATCATAACCCAATACTTATTGACACAAAGACTCGTGCTCGAGATACGCTTCCCGCTGAACCACAACGAAGAAATGGAAG GCTTCAATTGATGTGTTACAAGTATATGTGGGACAACTTAGTTGCTGATAATTTTCCTTCTAAAaacttttttacttattttgatttaaacCCTCAAAGTATTCTATGTGAAGATCTCAAAGTGATAAGTGCTGACTCTGGATTTTCTGCTTTG ACCCTTGATGATGTGGTGAGATATTACAGAAACACATACATGATGTTGTCCCCTGCTCATGATCAGCTTTTATTGAG ATATGAGTATCAGAAAGATCATTCATTACTTTGTGAAGATAAATTTGCATATGAAGCTGAGTGGTTAAAGAATCAAATTCGTTCTTGTCTCGAGTTTTGGCTTGGAGAGCGAGAAGCTGCTTATGTTCATGAGGAGGAGCGCTGGAAATGTCGGTTCTGTCAATATGCCACTGTTTGTCCTGCGTATACTGATAGTAAGGAAGCGAGTGCCAATACAAGCAATGATTCAAAAGCTAAAGAAGGCTAG